Within the Amaranthus tricolor cultivar Red isolate AtriRed21 chromosome 15, ASM2621246v1, whole genome shotgun sequence genome, the region TAGCTTCCACACTTTTTCGTTTTAGTAGGAACTTTTATCTCACTTTGCTTTGCACTGGGATCTTCTTTACCTCACACGACTTTTCAACAACATCATCAATTTGTACACCTTCATTTAATACTTGAGTATCAACATGCATTTGTGAACATGTATTTGTGAACGTGGAAGACTTTTTGGAAGGATTAATGGAAGACTTCGCGTTGGTAGATGGATCATTACTCAAATAAAGGTCTTAAAAATACCATTTGAAGACTTTGTGGATGGATTGATGGGAGTTGAAAACTTAAAAAGTTGTTGGATCATTTGTGAGAGCAGAAGACTTGAAAGGAATGGATCTTTTACCAATACCATTTGAGGACTTTTGCAATACCATTTAAGGATGTTTGGTAAAACCATGTGAGGAAATTCTAGAAGGATTAATTATTAGCTTGAGGATTGTACTCGTCTTAGAGGTATTTGATAGATAATTTGTGGGCGTTTTGAAGACTTGAAATTTGAAGACATGGAGCGATTAGGTGGATCATTTGTAGGTGTTGAAGAAACTTTTTTTCTTGGGTTCAAAAAATCCAAACTGAAGACTATGTGAATTGGGTTTGGTTGTCTTTGAAGTTCTACATAGTGGTAAGTTTGCACATGCCTCTTGTTTGATCCGAACATAATTTTCAGCATTAATTTGTAAAGCTTTACTTCGGAAGCTCATAATTTCACAATTACTATAAACCTGCACCAAAGCAACACCAATTAATGCCAAGTAAATGTACTTAGCAAcaccaattaattcataaaaattCATGTATTCTTATTTTACCTCTAAGGATGGAATAAAACGCCAAGTAACGCTGAAATAGAGGCCACTAAAGAAACTTCGGTAGACCTTTCAGAACCCACCAGTTGATTCACCTGCACAAAAGAAGAAAGAATCGTAGTGCAAATGTGAAACTCATAAAGCATCCAATAAATAATTGCAACTGATGTTAAGATATGAAAAATAACtaatatcataaaaaaataaaaaaaaataaaaaaataaagaaacccACATCCACTATTaacaaaaaagctcaaaaaaacTACATCACTCCATTCAGATTAGTCACTATCATATCCAAGGTCAAACAAGTCCCTAGGCCTAATTTCATCTACATAACTCCAACCCTTTTTTGATTTATCATTTACATAAAAAACTTGTTTTCCTTCACTTGAAATAATAAATGGCTAATTTGTTAACAAACGACCCTTGTGAATTAACTTTGAAAAGTTCAATCTAGGCTAGTACCACTATTTTCTACCCGGTTCACCAAATCTACCTAATCACAACGATAAACCATAGCTTTAAATGATCCATGGTAAGAAATTTCAAGTATATCTGTTAATCTTCCATTATAGGTATTTACATCGGCTTCCATAATCACTCTACTATTTTATGTTTTGTGATTTCTTTCACTAGAGAATGTATTGAACTTGAAACCACTGATCACATGACCCTTCATTCTATTAGTATATGAGCTTGGAACACAAGCCAATGCAATCAACATTCTTCCTTCGGGACTAGATTCATCAATGTTTGGTACCTATGTGTTAAACAATTGGTTGACAAGATTAGAGTTcatataacaataatcatatatatttaattgataaaACATGTAAAATGGTAACCTGCAATTTGAACCAATTTGGAAATTCTTCAAAATTCAATTTATTCACCAAGTCATTAGTAATACTAATTATGGGGTTTTTTCTCTGCTTTTGATATAAGAATTTTCTGTAATAAAACTATAATCATCTATATGCTATAAATTTCAAGAAATTGTAAACATATTCAATAACATTATTCATAGGTTAAGTATTTACTCTTCGAATGGATGAAGGAATTCTTGAAATTGAGTTAGCGCATAAAGATGTATTTGCATCTTACTTTTGTGAGTTAAATCAATAGCTTTCACCTCCCCAATTGGACGACCACATGAATTGAATAAATAacttgacaaatttaaaccatcatcatcattgcGGCGTTGTCGATTGCAAAAGGTAATAGTTTCCTCAAGAATATAGCCTTCGGCAATAGAACCCTCTGGTTAAGCTTTATTTCTCACATATGTTTTAAGATGGGATAGGTACCTATTGAAAATTAACTTAACaagtaaatatataaattgaataattaataaGTGAAAAATAAGGGTGCAAAATTTAAGAATGCAAACCTATCAATTGGATACATCCATCTGTAGTGAACTGGTGCTCCTAACTTTACCTCCTTCACGAGATGAATTAACAAATGAACGCTAATAGTAAAAAGAGTGGAAGAAAGTCAATCTCCATTTGCCACAAAACTTGAACTATCTTGGATTGTAAAGCATCAAGGTGATCTGGATTGATATCTTAGGCACATAAAGACTTAAAAATGAAGAGAGACCATCGATATGATCAACCACTGTTAAAGCTTGTGATGCTTTCAACGCTATTGGGAGAATATCTTGCATCAAAATGTGGTTGTCATGGCTCTTCAGATTAATCagtcttttatttttcatgctCACACATCAGGAAATATTCGACCCATATCCATCTGGAAATTTGAGTTCTACCAATACATGTAAAAATGCAACGTTATCCTCTACTGACATGCAATATAGGACTATAGACATGTCGATGACTTCACCTTCATCATTACGTTCAAGCCAAAAGTGTGGTTTCACATTCTTATTCTCAACATATAAGCAGCAAATTCATCATCTATAGATTTTccatttcattcatcaaagttcCAAGTACATTatcacacacattttttttctatatgCATAACATCTAAATTATGACGAAGAGTATTATGCTCCCATTAAGGAAGATCGAAAAATATGCTCAACTTAGTCCAAAGAATATCAACATCATTGACATCAATATCACCCATGGATCGTCGATTCCGTTTTattgttgaattttttatttttccatgtTTATGCTTTAAATTTAGTTGCTCTCTTAAGACATCTGAACCATTTAAAAGTGAAAGGCATTTCCATGTTCCTCACTCTCATCAAACAAATTCGCTTGAAATCTCAATGGATGATCTCCAGGTAACCATTTATGATGTCCCATATAACATATCCTATTCCCTATCTGTATTGATGAAGTTGATAATTACAATCTGAGCAAGCTTTATAACCCTTTGTACTCCATGCTGATAATATGGCATATGCTGAAAAGTCATTAATtgtccacattaaagctgctTGAAGTTTAAATTTTTCAACAGTGTGAGAATCAAATGGCTTATCAGCTTTTCATAACAATTCAACTCATGTATCAAAGGAGACATTTAAATATCAATGTCATTCCCTAGTCCTATCTTCCTCGAAATGATAAttgaaagaataaaaaaagatgGCTTCATACAATACCATGGAGGCAAATTATAAGGAATCAAAATTATAGGCCATGTACTATATGTCATGTTCATGAAATGATAAGGATTGAACCCATCACTAGCAAGACCAAGCCTAACACTACAAGCATCATTGGAAAAATCCGAGTATAAGGCATAAAAATTCTTCCGTGCTAGCGCATATGCTGGATGTCTAAGATTTCCATCATTAATTCAACATTCATCGTGCCACCTTCTGTTTTTTGAAATCTTAGATGACATATACATCCTTTTACTGAAActtttacccttctcattttaactCTTACATCTTGAAGTGGAACATCTAGGGCAACAATCTTTCTCCACTATCTCACCCTAATATAATATGCAATTTTTGGGACAAACATGGATCTTTTCATACCCTAAATCCAAATCCATGATCAACTTCTTTACTTGATACTACGaggaagaaaatttttttatttgaggaaATGCATCAAGTAAAAAGATTGATCAACATTGAGAAGGATTTATCGGGCCATTTAAACATGCACTTAATATGAAAAAGATGCAATATAAATGATAACTTTGAAAAGGAAGTGCAACCTTCAAAAGAAGAGTCAACATTGGGCTCTTGAGAAAGATcttcatcaaaatcaaattgaacATAAGACTCATCAGTTGTTTCACTGGCTCTACTATCATCGTCAATTCGCTAACCAACTCAGGAACACTTGAAATATTTACCCCTAAAGCATCTCAAAGTAACCCCGATATATCATCCTAACCTATGACTTCTGAATCATTAGAAAGTTTAAAAGGAATCCCTATTTGATTGCAAACATTTTCAGCAACACTTAGAGGTCCATGAAAAATCCACTCCTTGTATTCCTTATAAAAGCCTTTAAACAAAATGTGTCTTTCAACATCTTCTAATGGAAGGAGTTTCTTTTTATCAACTTGACACTTATTACATGAGCATATAATCTTTCCATATTGTAACCCTTTCTTTGCAAATTCTATAACGTcataaatttctttaatataagCTTCAGTGTTTCTTGCTTTACCTATCCAACTCTTATCTATTTGTTGAGACATCCTTGTAGAAATACAaagagatggtcgaatgcaacaagaggggggggggggggggggggggggggggggggttgaattgttgtgtatcaagtttaagatttttaaccctaatttttgcgaaattataataagaaaataaaacttaaacataaaatgaaaaagataaaaggagacaacggttttacgtggaaaccttcttggcctaataagagggaaaaaccacgaccccccgggatttcaaaaatcCTCTTagtatgttttaggcaatcaattacaattacataaaacaatttgcttcactcgaagcttctctactctaggcctacttctctttttcttctttttctccttctctttctcttctattTCTcacgcttcacttgaagcttctctattcccctagacttcccttaagtctagttacaacaaaacactcaaatacccttacaaggccttATTCTTagaaaggataaaaattaaatagttgcataagaaaaatataataagttaaTTTGCTTTTGAATATATaagatatttttcttattttgatctcacctttTTAGGACACTCTTGGATATATTTTGGTTCAATCAAGGAGTACTTCTGTTTATAAAGCAAGATACCGTAGCATAATGAGTAAGATAACCTCCAATTATTCCTtgttcctaaaataaaggagagGTTACTTAGAATACTTGAATATGCTGCCACGGTTACTATACTCTAAAAATAGAGTTGCGGTTCCATCATACTAATATTAGTATAGGAGCCAATATTGAGATCCTTATTAAGTGGAGAGTTTTTCTAAacaaagaataagtcttaggttATTTTTAGAAGACTAAacatagttttgccaaccaacttattaaaacaaataagcaactaatttaactTTCAGCCGTTACATCAACTTTAAAACTGAAAGTAAATTATTTGCAGTTTCCAGCCGATGTCTTCTCCAGACTTGCAAcataggaacagtgtactgtctccatctacaacttccgtcatattgtcaactttgggaatAGTAGACCCCCTGTCTAGTTTTGACTTCCTAAGCAAtcatctaacttcttggatatttatgatacgtacaacttccacgaaccaagtcataggcttcatcaacgattttaacaaaatcggatatttacctacaagacaatctctaaaaatgtttgtttatttaaaagtgaagtcatcatcaaaacctaagaggccaaaaaattccccctttttgatgaagacaaacttgtaaacaaacttaagtaaaatagagtaaaacaaaattcttagagcatactagagattaaagcaactctaaataacttagtaaatcaactcgttacaatataatttaccaagcattcatagtaagacagtttactccatatagtatataaaaacataatatcaaatatatatgtttttaaataatttccaaaaatagttaagTTAACACAAATCATCAAGTATTTAAAATGTAACAACTTTGAATACGAATTCAGAACAATTGATCAAGGTATTCATAAACTCAAACACAAACAACACAGAGTTTAAACCTAGCATAAACATGATTAGTACATGATTAGAATAACAATCATTATAATCAGAGTTTTATAGCTTAAGCTCACATTAACTTCCATTATtagagcaatataaatcaatcaagatatggagactgtgtattcacagcttctcttaagtttgtgcatatcttcccccttttgtcatcaatcaaaaagaattgggataGTCAAACCATAGcgcaaaccatatagattttgCCTTTGAAGAAAATCAGAAACAGTAAATGAAAGCAAGCACCATGAAAAGCAAACCAAATATGCACATAGTTAACATCACAGAccaatataaaataaagaaattgtgGCAGCTgttttaacaaaagaaatacaactttgtaccccagatggtacaaaaagaaaaattgttttataattttgacTGATAGATAGTAgggccaacaaatcattaaatagTGTAGGAAGAGGAATCAGGGAGCAGTCTCATCTTCATCTATGAACTCAGTCTGCACTtcaactgtgtccagcttggcaccaagacggttCTCCATCTGGATGAGCTGATCAGCAATTGAGGCAAGTGAGACACAAGTTTCGTCTTGAAAAGCAAGAAATTGAGACTGGAGGTCATTGAGCTTAGATAGGATGGAGTTTagagaagctgcaggaacagaattAAAGTTAACACAGCCTATACCTGATGAAGTGTGTGATTAAAAAGGTGGTGGTGTAAACtgtataggtgatggtggtggtgatggaatttgctGTGATGGTGGtgtggctggcttgggagagggaggtGCATTTGTTGTAGGCTCAGGGATGTTGTGAGAGGTGATGTCATCATCCATAACAACCTTACATTTAGAAGCCAACCTCCTACTTTTCCTCTGTATTAAATCAGGCTTCTTCCTCATAGCTATCACAATCTCCTCATCACTTGAGTCACTACCTAGAATGTGATAATCATCATCCTCCAAAGCTTCTCCTTTTTCTTCTGATTCCCCCTTACTTGTTGCTTCTCCCTGTTCCCAAGTTTCTGCTGTTTCAGTGGTTGcagtgggaacaggctcctgctccttttcctctttaaCTAATTTTTCCCAAACTTCCTCAACCTTCTCCTCTTCTGAATCAACATCAACAACCTCTTCCATGGCATGAACCAGTatcccttcatcatttaattttaggTGCAGGTTGTGTAAGCATTTAGCACCTATTTTTGTATTAGGACCCATAGGGAACTGTAAGCCGTCCAGAGGTAGACCAAATTTCCTGAAGATCCATGTCATTAACCCTCCATATCCAACAAAACTTCCTTTTTCAATGCAGTCCGATagatgagaaatcatcaaggaaggaaaatttattttaatgtgattagccatgcaataaatcaaagtggcatcaCGTAGAATAACTTCACTACATTTGGAATTTCGTGGCAAAATGAATCTACGTGCAATattgtacaacaatttgtgCAAAGGAGACAAGATGTTGTGGCTaatctttcctttcttttgATCAATTCCAAAAAATTTTAGAACAGTCTTTTCATTAATTccaaaaaacacaatttttgaaCCAACATGATAggtatcaaaaccaacagcaggaacattgaaccattcccccaacatcaaactattaaattctatttttatttcctGAACAGTGCTTGAGCATACCCCACCATCAatagaaaagtttaaaataaattcacgcATTAGGTTAGGGAATATTGGGTTGCAACAGAAATCAGACATTAATGTTtcccaattttgattttgtaaaattgcGTGAAGTTGTGGGAAAGGAGTAGAATCATACAGTACTTGTCTAAGCCAAACCCTACAGACATTTCCTTAGAAACttcttcagcactgttaggatcaGTAAGCTTTGAACGTTTGGCTGTTCTGGACgatgaaccaccttttggtgTGGTGATCTGGCGTTTGTTTCCTGCATGCACTGTGGAGGGTGTTGGGgtttcatttttggtttcagTAGATGAGGATGGTGGAGCATCAATCTGTGGTGAAGGATGAACCACATTAAGAGGTTGCGGTTGAGAAATTTTACAGGATTATGGtgttttcttgttcattttcttgCTGGAGTTTGAGGTTTTTGGTGTCTTCATTGTGATTTTGAAAGTGTGTTGAGAGAAGGAAGGTAATCAGTGACGTTTGCTGAGGGAAATGGGTAGGCGTAAGAGTTGTGACGTGAGGAAGGGGTTAATATATGGGTGAAGGGACGGTTAACTTAAAGGTTCAACTCTTTATTGCATTAATCATTTCATGTGAAATCAAATGGTTAATGAAGAGTTGGAGGTTGAATTCATGGAATGAGTAAATAAATTCAATAcacattatttaattaatttgagttgaccatttataaaaaatttgaaaattataaatatgtATTAATTCTAGCGGTCTAGAggtggtcacaatattctttgatttaaaagatgaccttgtttgtttttctttagcacaaggatcacaaatttcatcctttagaaattttatagctggtagtcctattactaggtcttttgatcttaatgtgttaatcaatgtatagctagcatgacctagacgcttatgccaaagaagtgggtcgtcttcaataacacttaaacatgttaggctggttttgggaacaatgtttaggtccacaacataagtgttcccttttctgattccctcgagcacagtgtctcctgtgtcgttcctagaaattatgcatcattcaaaagtaaacttaacagagttacctttatcacaaaattgagaaatacttagtagattgtattttaaattctcgactaaaaatacattgtcaatggcatgggaacttgacttTCCTACTTTTCCTTTAGCTATTATTTCGCCTTTCtaattgtcaccgaaggttactgttcccccatcgtAAGTTTCCAGTGAGAGAAATCTTGATTTATCGCCTGTCATGTgtttggaacacccactgtccagataccatgagttgttccccctcactggaacctgcaaaacaaactaatggTTAAGATCAGGAACCCAGttatccttgggttccctgtcgattatACATGAATCCTTTTTtttaatccatatgcgttcgacataggttttatttgctttgttatactgttccctttttgTACACTGAGATTTCAGGTGTCCACTTtttccacaaaaggaacagattttactattggggagatctacatagacctttttctttttattattcttaacataacctaggccttctttactctttgttttagcatctagaatccatttgggaacttcattgattttccctttttctcttaaatttaatttatctttcagTTTTTCATTCTCTATTTCACAGGATTCTAAGTTTAATTTCatcttttgaaattcagtgctaaacaCGTGAGAGGATATATCATTTACGTCCCtttttaatcctagcaatttatattgatttatttcaacattaagaataataaagcTTCATTTTTTCCaatgtttcttttaaaataatattctgatctagcaaattaaaaattctactttgcacatcgatcttGAAGGAATTTAGGTAGGAGACGTGATCTTTACTTGAGTTAAGGTCtttttcaatttggagacatttAGTATTCTGTtcatctaatttctcttgtgtctccaagagcaacttaattaatttatacttgTTGAATTTAAATAGGTGTTTAGGAAatgaactagaagacattacctccttttccttagactcttcatccttgctgtgatgagataccatgagacacagatttgcagtttcttctTCTACTGGAACTTCtgtttcagcttcgctttcgGTATCACCCCATGCTGcaatcatggctttgcgaaagtccgttttgaagtttcctttcTTAGGTTGTCTTCCAGTTTTTCTTGCCATTCCCTTGCCTTTATCATTCTttcattgagggcaatccttgatgaagtggtcggtacttccacatttgtggcattcaaaacttgtcttcatgttagcagttcctctttctttattatttcttcGATTTCCATATCTgatgttcctgaagaactttttgaattttcgtgttagcatagcagcttcctcttcatcagtttctgattcttcataatcatttgctgccagagccaggcctttatttcgggaactgtctgctgttcccaaatgcaattcgtgTGTCATGAGCGAACCAACCAGCTCTTCCAGATTAAACTTAGTGAAATCTTTAGACTCCTGCATGGCTGTAACCTTGgctctccagcgctcatcttgaggaagactcctaagtatattttcctgacttgttcatcaacgagaataatcttaccaagagaaacaagttcgtttgttatatttgtgaacctggtgaacatctcttggatgttttccctaggttctatgacgaacctttcatatttggacatcagcAAGTCTATCTTGGAGCGTTTCACTTCACTTGttccttcatgggtaacttccagcaggtcccaaatctgcttgacAGTTTTACAATCCATAAttcgattatgttcatttggtctAAGACCACAGTCAAGTAAtttatagcaagagcgttcatctccatcttttgaaaatcttctttctcgTATTCAATGATTGGTTTAGGAATAgtttcgttattggagttgatggtcgtcacctcaaagtctccaatttcaataactctccaaacttgataattttcggccttaatgaagatttccatcctatttttccagtaagtatagaattttccatcaaacatgggtggcctttgtgtggagtacccctcttccatgcgttcgttcatcttcaacatctcttTCGGGAACAAGATACtactctcagggtttcctgatcaaatgaagaatagggctctgataccaattgtagaaatacaaagagatggtcgaatgcaacaagagggagggtgaattgttgtgtatcaagtttaagatttttaaccctaatttttgcggaattataataagaaaataaaacttaaaattaaaatgaaaaaagataaaaggagacaacgGTTTTACAtagaaaccttcttggcctaataagaaggaaaaaccacgaccccccgggatttcaaaaattctcttactatgttttaggctatcaattacaattacataaaacaatttcaTTAATATAAGCTTCAGTGTTTCTTGCTTTATCTATCCAACTCTTATCTATTTGTTGAGACATcctaataataacaagaactaTATACAGTTAATATTATGCAAACAAATTCCATTACACATATTAAGTCACGCAGTACATTTACCAGAAAAACCAAGGAGATTAGTAAATTTTTGAGGTAACAATACCATGTGTAATTGCAATATTAAACTATATTCGACAATATAAGAATAATGAAAACATTGTTACCAAAATCACTGATATCACTCGACCCATATAGATTAAATTCATCAATGTTACCAAACTTACCAatcatttaaaacaatagtaCAAATCATCAAGGCACAATATCCCAAATAATGAAAAAGGGCACTAACTACATCAAAGCTTAAATGTATACTAGTTTTTCAAATCTCCAACAcaactaaaattacaaaaatcaatatcaatCTCAAGAACAAAAATACAATGACAGATTGACATGAACAAAAATCCAACACAAAAACATTAAAACtctttctttttaattaaattaaacaactCACAATAGTCACAAAAA harbors:
- the LOC130801160 gene encoding uncharacterized protein LOC130801160 yields the protein MARKTGRQPKKGNFKTDFRKAMIAAWGDTESEAETEVPVEEETANLCLMVSHHSKDEESKEKEVMSSSSFPKHLFKFNKYKLIKLLLETQEKLDEQNTKCLQIEKDLNSSKDHVSYLNSFKIDVQSRIFNLLDQNIILKETLEKMKLYYS